Proteins encoded within one genomic window of Gallus gallus isolate bGalGal1 chromosome 1, bGalGal1.mat.broiler.GRCg7b, whole genome shotgun sequence:
- the LRIG3 gene encoding leucine-rich repeats and immunoglobulin-like domains protein 3 precursor, which produces MPRVASAALPALLLLLLGGPAAARCPVSCRCAGHLVACSRLEPNRLPERLPRGAVQLDLSHNKLSSIKANFLDHLHSLREVKLNNNELEIIPNLGPVSANITLLSLTSNKIANILSEHLKPFQSLETLDLSNNNISELKMSSFPSLQLKYLYINSNRITSMEPGTFDNLSTTLQVLKLNRNKISAIPQKMFKLSHLQHLELNRNKIKKIDGLTFQGLPALKSLKLQRNGITRLMDGAFWGLTNMEVLQLDHNNLTEVTKGWLYGLLMLQQLHLSQNAISRISPDAWEFCQKLSELDLTFNHLARLDDSSFAGLSVLVGLYIGSNKVNYIADCAFRGLSSLQTLDLKNNEISWTIEDMNGAFSGLDKLRNLILQGNRIRSITKKAFSGLDALEHLDLSNNAIMSVQGNAFSQMKKLKELHLNTSSLLCDCQLKWLPQWVSENNFQNFVNASCAHPQLLKGRSIFAVSLDAFVCDDFPKPQITVQPETQSAIKGSNLSFVCSAASSSDSPMTFAWKKDNELLHDAEMENYAHLRAQGGEVMEYTTILRLRNVEFSSEGKYQCVISNHFGSSYSIKAKLTVNMLPSFTKIPMDLTIRAGAMARLECAAVGHPVPQIAWQKDGGTDFPAARKRRMHVMPEDDVFFIVDVKIEDTGVYSCTAQNTAGSISANATLTVLETPSFLRPLLDRTVTKGETAVLQCIAGGSPPPRLNWTKDDSPLVVTERHFFAASNQLLIIVDTDVEDAGKYTCEMSNTLGTERGNIRLNVIPTPTCDSPQNITPALDDDGWATVGIVIIAVVCCVVGTSLVWVVIIYHTRRRNEDCSITNTDETNLPADIPSYLSSQGTLAERQDGYGSSENGSHHQFLTSSVGGYFLQQRDSNGICHLDNGSETDLDGVADPFLCHYLGTSGTMYLKGNTYSSETFEACSPSCSPDQRTASLDPYESGYLKKKECCQYSLPLEDPFDQCIGVIGMQATGSKLINSIYTQNEGTGLKSRSLNSDKLDLNRSLEPSSIISNSTFMGTFGKPVWRPQLDSLSGRRQPAASCQPKTSHNNPHSSLDFDPEADEDGRERTVSRGQNSIYNYKQSFENFRTFNFQSCDLDT; this is translated from the exons GACAAGTAATAAGATTGCCAACATCTTATCTGAACATCTGAAGCCATTTCAGAGTTTAGAAACTTTGGATTTGAGCAACAACAACATATCAGAGCTAAAAATGTCATCATTTCCTTCTTTACAGCTCAAGTATCT GTACATTAACAGTAACCGAATAACCTCCATGGAGCCTGGTACCTTTGACAATTTGTCTACCACACTTCAAGTATTGAAACTGAACAGGAACAAAATTTCAGCAATCCCTCAAAAGATGTTTAAACTTTCCCATCTGCAGCACCT GGAATTGAATcgcaacaaaattaaaaaaatagatggGCTTACTTTCCAAGGACTTCCAGCTTTGAAGTCATTAAAACTACAGAGAAACGGGATTACTAGGCTCATGGATGGTGCATTCTGGGGATTAACCAACATGGAAGTTTT GCAGCTGGACCATAACAACTTAACAGAGGTAACCAAAGGCTGGCTTTATGGCttgctgatgctgcagcagctccatctcAGCCAAAATGCCATCAGCAGGATCAGTCCTGACGCCTGGGAATTTTGCCAAAAACTCAGTGAGCT AGATTTGACGTTCAATCACTTAGCAAGGTTAGATGATTCAAGCTTTGCTGGCTTAAGCGTGCTAGTTGGACTGTACATTGGAAGCAACAAAGTAAACTACATTGCTGATTGTGCCTTCCGGGGACTTTCTAGTCTGCAGACTTT GGatctgaaaaacaatgaaatatcGTGGACTATTGAAGATATGAATGGTGCCTTCTCTGGTCTGGATAAACTTAGGAATCT gataCTGCAAGGAAACAGAATTAGATCCAttacaaagaaagcattttctggCTTGGATGCACTTGAACACCT ggATCTAAGTAATAATGCAATTATGTCAGTtcaaggaaatgctttttcacAAATGAAGAAACTCAAAGAATT GCACTTAAACACATCAAGTCTCTTGTGTGACTGTCAGTTAAAGTGGCTACCACAATGGGTGTCAGAGAACAACTTTCAGAACTTTGTAAACGCCAGTTGTGCACATCCTCAACTACTAAAAGGGAGAAGTATTTTTGCTGTCAGCCTAGATGCATTTGTCTGTG ACGATTTTCCTAAGCCACAGATCACTGTCCAGCCAGAAACCCAGTCAGCAATTAAAGGCTCCAACTTGAGTTTTGTATGTTcggcagccagcagcagtgatTCCCCAATGACCTTTGCGTGGAAGAAAGACAATGAATTACTGCATGATGCTGAAATGGAGAATTATGCACACCTCCGGGCGCAAGGCGGTGAAGTGATGGAGTATACCACCATCCTTCGACTGCGCAATGTTGAATTCAGCAGTGAAGGGAAATACCAGTGTGTAATTTCAAATCACTTCGGTTCATCCTACTCTATTAAAGCCAAACTTACAGTAAACA TGCTGCCTTCATTTACGAAGATTCCTATGGACTTAACCATTCGTGCTGGGGCAATGGCACGTTTGGAATGTGCTGCAGTTGGGCATCCTGTCCCACAGATTGCTTGGCAGAAAGATGGTGGAACAGATTTTCCAGCAGCACGCAAGAGGCGTATGCATGTCATGCCTGAAGATGATGTATTCTTTATTGTTGATGTAAAAATTGAGGACACAGGCGTTTATAGCTGTACAGCTCAAAATACTGCTGGAAGCATTTCGGCTAATGCAACATTAACAGTTCTAG aaacaccATCATTTTTGCGGCCTTTGCTGGATCGAACTGTAACAAAAGGTGAAACTGCAGTCTTACAGTGCATTGCTGGTGGTAGCCCTCCGCCCCGACTGAACTGGACTAAGGATGACAGCCCTCTCGTGGTAACAGAAAGACATTTCTTCGCTGCAAGCAATCAGTTATTAATTATTGTGGATACAGATGTAGAAGATGCTGGGAAGTACACTTGTGAAATGTCTAATACACTTGGAACAGAACGAGGCAACATTCGTCTTAATGTAATTCCTACTCCTACCTGTGATTCTCCTCAAAACATTACTCCAGCACTTGATGATGATGGATGGGCCACAGTTGGCATTGTCATCATAGCTGTGGTTTGCTGTGTGGTGGGCACTTCCTTAGTGTGGGTGGTCATCATCTACCACACtagaaggagaaatgaagatTGCAGCATCACAAATACAG ATGAAACAAATTTGCCTGCTGACATTCCAAGTTACCTGTCATCCCAGGGCACGCTGGCTGAAAGGCAGGATGGATATGGTTCATCTGAGAATGGTAGTCATCATCAGTTCCTCACATCTTCTGTGGGAGGGTATTTCTTACAGCAGAGGGACAGTAATG gcatttgccaccTAGATAATGGCAGTGAAACAGACTTGGATGGTGTTGCAGATCCATTTCTATGCCACTACCTGGGAACTTCAGGGACTAtgtatttaaaaggaaacacaTACAGCTCTGAGACCTTTGAAGCATGCAGCCCAA gtTGCAGCCCTGACCAAAGAACAGCAAGCCTGGATCCTTATGAGTCTggatatttaaagaaaaaggaatgctgTCAGTACTCACTTCCACTGGAAGATCCTTTTGACCAATGCATTGGTGTTATTGGGATGCAGGCTACAGGCAGCAAGTTGATTAACTCCATTTATACTCAAAATGAAGGAACTGGACTAAAAAGCAGAAGTCTGAACTCAGACAAGCTTGATTTAAACAGAAGTTTGGAACCCTCATCTATTATCAGTAACAGCACTTTCATGG GAACGTTTGGAAAGCCTGTATGGAGGCCTCAGCTGGACTCCCTTTCAGGTCGtaggcagccagcagcaagtTGTCAACCGAAAACCTCCCATAATAATCCTCATTCCTCATTGGACTTTGATCCAGAAGCAGATGAAGATGGAAGGGAAAGGACAGTTTCTAGAGGACAAAATAGCATTTACAATTACAAACAGTCCTTTGAAAACTTCAGAACTTTTAACTTTCAATCCTGTGATTTGGATACATAG
- the LRIG3 gene encoding leucine-rich repeats and immunoglobulin-like domains protein 3 isoform X1, with amino-acid sequence MPRVASAALPALLLLLLGGPAAARCPVSCRCAGHLVACSRLEPNRLPERLPRGAVQLDLSHNKLSSIKANFLDHLHSLREVKLNNNELEIIPNLGPVSANITLLSLTSNKIANILSEHLKPFQSLETLDLSNNNISELKMSSFPSLQLKYLHCFNRYINSNRITSMEPGTFDNLSTTLQVLKLNRNKISAIPQKMFKLSHLQHLELNRNKIKKIDGLTFQGLPALKSLKLQRNGITRLMDGAFWGLTNMEVLQLDHNNLTEVTKGWLYGLLMLQQLHLSQNAISRISPDAWEFCQKLSELDLTFNHLARLDDSSFAGLSVLVGLYIGSNKVNYIADCAFRGLSSLQTLDLKNNEISWTIEDMNGAFSGLDKLRNLILQGNRIRSITKKAFSGLDALEHLDLSNNAIMSVQGNAFSQMKKLKELHLNTSSLLCDCQLKWLPQWVSENNFQNFVNASCAHPQLLKGRSIFAVSLDAFVCDDFPKPQITVQPETQSAIKGSNLSFVCSAASSSDSPMTFAWKKDNELLHDAEMENYAHLRAQGGEVMEYTTILRLRNVEFSSEGKYQCVISNHFGSSYSIKAKLTVNMLPSFTKIPMDLTIRAGAMARLECAAVGHPVPQIAWQKDGGTDFPAARKRRMHVMPEDDVFFIVDVKIEDTGVYSCTAQNTAGSISANATLTVLETPSFLRPLLDRTVTKGETAVLQCIAGGSPPPRLNWTKDDSPLVVTERHFFAASNQLLIIVDTDVEDAGKYTCEMSNTLGTERGNIRLNVIPTPTCDSPQNITPALDDDGWATVGIVIIAVVCCVVGTSLVWVVIIYHTRRRNEDCSITNTDETNLPADIPSYLSSQGTLAERQDGYGSSENGSHHQFLTSSVGGYFLQQRDSNGICHLDNGSETDLDGVADPFLCHYLGTSGTMYLKGNTYSSETFEACSPSCSPDQRTASLDPYESGYLKKKECCQYSLPLEDPFDQCIGVIGMQATGSKLINSIYTQNEGTGLKSRSLNSDKLDLNRSLEPSSIISNSTFMGTFGKPVWRPQLDSLSGRRQPAASCQPKTSHNNPHSSLDFDPEADEDGRERTVSRGQNSIYNYKQSFENFRTFNFQSCDLDT; translated from the exons GACAAGTAATAAGATTGCCAACATCTTATCTGAACATCTGAAGCCATTTCAGAGTTTAGAAACTTTGGATTTGAGCAACAACAACATATCAGAGCTAAAAATGTCATCATTTCCTTCTTTACAGCTCAAGTATCT ACATTGTTTCAACAGGTACATTAACAGTAACCGAATAACCTCCATGGAGCCTGGTACCTTTGACAATTTGTCTACCACACTTCAAGTATTGAAACTGAACAGGAACAAAATTTCAGCAATCCCTCAAAAGATGTTTAAACTTTCCCATCTGCAGCACCT GGAATTGAATcgcaacaaaattaaaaaaatagatggGCTTACTTTCCAAGGACTTCCAGCTTTGAAGTCATTAAAACTACAGAGAAACGGGATTACTAGGCTCATGGATGGTGCATTCTGGGGATTAACCAACATGGAAGTTTT GCAGCTGGACCATAACAACTTAACAGAGGTAACCAAAGGCTGGCTTTATGGCttgctgatgctgcagcagctccatctcAGCCAAAATGCCATCAGCAGGATCAGTCCTGACGCCTGGGAATTTTGCCAAAAACTCAGTGAGCT AGATTTGACGTTCAATCACTTAGCAAGGTTAGATGATTCAAGCTTTGCTGGCTTAAGCGTGCTAGTTGGACTGTACATTGGAAGCAACAAAGTAAACTACATTGCTGATTGTGCCTTCCGGGGACTTTCTAGTCTGCAGACTTT GGatctgaaaaacaatgaaatatcGTGGACTATTGAAGATATGAATGGTGCCTTCTCTGGTCTGGATAAACTTAGGAATCT gataCTGCAAGGAAACAGAATTAGATCCAttacaaagaaagcattttctggCTTGGATGCACTTGAACACCT ggATCTAAGTAATAATGCAATTATGTCAGTtcaaggaaatgctttttcacAAATGAAGAAACTCAAAGAATT GCACTTAAACACATCAAGTCTCTTGTGTGACTGTCAGTTAAAGTGGCTACCACAATGGGTGTCAGAGAACAACTTTCAGAACTTTGTAAACGCCAGTTGTGCACATCCTCAACTACTAAAAGGGAGAAGTATTTTTGCTGTCAGCCTAGATGCATTTGTCTGTG ACGATTTTCCTAAGCCACAGATCACTGTCCAGCCAGAAACCCAGTCAGCAATTAAAGGCTCCAACTTGAGTTTTGTATGTTcggcagccagcagcagtgatTCCCCAATGACCTTTGCGTGGAAGAAAGACAATGAATTACTGCATGATGCTGAAATGGAGAATTATGCACACCTCCGGGCGCAAGGCGGTGAAGTGATGGAGTATACCACCATCCTTCGACTGCGCAATGTTGAATTCAGCAGTGAAGGGAAATACCAGTGTGTAATTTCAAATCACTTCGGTTCATCCTACTCTATTAAAGCCAAACTTACAGTAAACA TGCTGCCTTCATTTACGAAGATTCCTATGGACTTAACCATTCGTGCTGGGGCAATGGCACGTTTGGAATGTGCTGCAGTTGGGCATCCTGTCCCACAGATTGCTTGGCAGAAAGATGGTGGAACAGATTTTCCAGCAGCACGCAAGAGGCGTATGCATGTCATGCCTGAAGATGATGTATTCTTTATTGTTGATGTAAAAATTGAGGACACAGGCGTTTATAGCTGTACAGCTCAAAATACTGCTGGAAGCATTTCGGCTAATGCAACATTAACAGTTCTAG aaacaccATCATTTTTGCGGCCTTTGCTGGATCGAACTGTAACAAAAGGTGAAACTGCAGTCTTACAGTGCATTGCTGGTGGTAGCCCTCCGCCCCGACTGAACTGGACTAAGGATGACAGCCCTCTCGTGGTAACAGAAAGACATTTCTTCGCTGCAAGCAATCAGTTATTAATTATTGTGGATACAGATGTAGAAGATGCTGGGAAGTACACTTGTGAAATGTCTAATACACTTGGAACAGAACGAGGCAACATTCGTCTTAATGTAATTCCTACTCCTACCTGTGATTCTCCTCAAAACATTACTCCAGCACTTGATGATGATGGATGGGCCACAGTTGGCATTGTCATCATAGCTGTGGTTTGCTGTGTGGTGGGCACTTCCTTAGTGTGGGTGGTCATCATCTACCACACtagaaggagaaatgaagatTGCAGCATCACAAATACAG ATGAAACAAATTTGCCTGCTGACATTCCAAGTTACCTGTCATCCCAGGGCACGCTGGCTGAAAGGCAGGATGGATATGGTTCATCTGAGAATGGTAGTCATCATCAGTTCCTCACATCTTCTGTGGGAGGGTATTTCTTACAGCAGAGGGACAGTAATG gcatttgccaccTAGATAATGGCAGTGAAACAGACTTGGATGGTGTTGCAGATCCATTTCTATGCCACTACCTGGGAACTTCAGGGACTAtgtatttaaaaggaaacacaTACAGCTCTGAGACCTTTGAAGCATGCAGCCCAA gtTGCAGCCCTGACCAAAGAACAGCAAGCCTGGATCCTTATGAGTCTggatatttaaagaaaaaggaatgctgTCAGTACTCACTTCCACTGGAAGATCCTTTTGACCAATGCATTGGTGTTATTGGGATGCAGGCTACAGGCAGCAAGTTGATTAACTCCATTTATACTCAAAATGAAGGAACTGGACTAAAAAGCAGAAGTCTGAACTCAGACAAGCTTGATTTAAACAGAAGTTTGGAACCCTCATCTATTATCAGTAACAGCACTTTCATGG GAACGTTTGGAAAGCCTGTATGGAGGCCTCAGCTGGACTCCCTTTCAGGTCGtaggcagccagcagcaagtTGTCAACCGAAAACCTCCCATAATAATCCTCATTCCTCATTGGACTTTGATCCAGAAGCAGATGAAGATGGAAGGGAAAGGACAGTTTCTAGAGGACAAAATAGCATTTACAATTACAAACAGTCCTTTGAAAACTTCAGAACTTTTAACTTTCAATCCTGTGATTTGGATACATAG
- the LRIG3 gene encoding leucine-rich repeats and immunoglobulin-like domains protein 3 isoform X2, whose translation MDLSHNKLSSIKANFLDHLHSLREVKLNNNELEIIPNLGPVSANITLLSLTSNKIANILSEHLKPFQSLETLDLSNNNISELKMSSFPSLQLKYLHCFNRYINSNRITSMEPGTFDNLSTTLQVLKLNRNKISAIPQKMFKLSHLQHLELNRNKIKKIDGLTFQGLPALKSLKLQRNGITRLMDGAFWGLTNMEVLQLDHNNLTEVTKGWLYGLLMLQQLHLSQNAISRISPDAWEFCQKLSELDLTFNHLARLDDSSFAGLSVLVGLYIGSNKVNYIADCAFRGLSSLQTLDLKNNEISWTIEDMNGAFSGLDKLRNLILQGNRIRSITKKAFSGLDALEHLDLSNNAIMSVQGNAFSQMKKLKELHLNTSSLLCDCQLKWLPQWVSENNFQNFVNASCAHPQLLKGRSIFAVSLDAFVCDDFPKPQITVQPETQSAIKGSNLSFVCSAASSSDSPMTFAWKKDNELLHDAEMENYAHLRAQGGEVMEYTTILRLRNVEFSSEGKYQCVISNHFGSSYSIKAKLTVNMLPSFTKIPMDLTIRAGAMARLECAAVGHPVPQIAWQKDGGTDFPAARKRRMHVMPEDDVFFIVDVKIEDTGVYSCTAQNTAGSISANATLTVLETPSFLRPLLDRTVTKGETAVLQCIAGGSPPPRLNWTKDDSPLVVTERHFFAASNQLLIIVDTDVEDAGKYTCEMSNTLGTERGNIRLNVIPTPTCDSPQNITPALDDDGWATVGIVIIAVVCCVVGTSLVWVVIIYHTRRRNEDCSITNTDETNLPADIPSYLSSQGTLAERQDGYGSSENGSHHQFLTSSVGGYFLQQRDSNGICHLDNGSETDLDGVADPFLCHYLGTSGTMYLKGNTYSSETFEACSPSCSPDQRTASLDPYESGYLKKKECCQYSLPLEDPFDQCIGVIGMQATGSKLINSIYTQNEGTGLKSRSLNSDKLDLNRSLEPSSIISNSTFMGTFGKPVWRPQLDSLSGRRQPAASCQPKTSHNNPHSSLDFDPEADEDGRERTVSRGQNSIYNYKQSFENFRTFNFQSCDLDT comes from the exons GACAAGTAATAAGATTGCCAACATCTTATCTGAACATCTGAAGCCATTTCAGAGTTTAGAAACTTTGGATTTGAGCAACAACAACATATCAGAGCTAAAAATGTCATCATTTCCTTCTTTACAGCTCAAGTATCT ACATTGTTTCAACAGGTACATTAACAGTAACCGAATAACCTCCATGGAGCCTGGTACCTTTGACAATTTGTCTACCACACTTCAAGTATTGAAACTGAACAGGAACAAAATTTCAGCAATCCCTCAAAAGATGTTTAAACTTTCCCATCTGCAGCACCT GGAATTGAATcgcaacaaaattaaaaaaatagatggGCTTACTTTCCAAGGACTTCCAGCTTTGAAGTCATTAAAACTACAGAGAAACGGGATTACTAGGCTCATGGATGGTGCATTCTGGGGATTAACCAACATGGAAGTTTT GCAGCTGGACCATAACAACTTAACAGAGGTAACCAAAGGCTGGCTTTATGGCttgctgatgctgcagcagctccatctcAGCCAAAATGCCATCAGCAGGATCAGTCCTGACGCCTGGGAATTTTGCCAAAAACTCAGTGAGCT AGATTTGACGTTCAATCACTTAGCAAGGTTAGATGATTCAAGCTTTGCTGGCTTAAGCGTGCTAGTTGGACTGTACATTGGAAGCAACAAAGTAAACTACATTGCTGATTGTGCCTTCCGGGGACTTTCTAGTCTGCAGACTTT GGatctgaaaaacaatgaaatatcGTGGACTATTGAAGATATGAATGGTGCCTTCTCTGGTCTGGATAAACTTAGGAATCT gataCTGCAAGGAAACAGAATTAGATCCAttacaaagaaagcattttctggCTTGGATGCACTTGAACACCT ggATCTAAGTAATAATGCAATTATGTCAGTtcaaggaaatgctttttcacAAATGAAGAAACTCAAAGAATT GCACTTAAACACATCAAGTCTCTTGTGTGACTGTCAGTTAAAGTGGCTACCACAATGGGTGTCAGAGAACAACTTTCAGAACTTTGTAAACGCCAGTTGTGCACATCCTCAACTACTAAAAGGGAGAAGTATTTTTGCTGTCAGCCTAGATGCATTTGTCTGTG ACGATTTTCCTAAGCCACAGATCACTGTCCAGCCAGAAACCCAGTCAGCAATTAAAGGCTCCAACTTGAGTTTTGTATGTTcggcagccagcagcagtgatTCCCCAATGACCTTTGCGTGGAAGAAAGACAATGAATTACTGCATGATGCTGAAATGGAGAATTATGCACACCTCCGGGCGCAAGGCGGTGAAGTGATGGAGTATACCACCATCCTTCGACTGCGCAATGTTGAATTCAGCAGTGAAGGGAAATACCAGTGTGTAATTTCAAATCACTTCGGTTCATCCTACTCTATTAAAGCCAAACTTACAGTAAACA TGCTGCCTTCATTTACGAAGATTCCTATGGACTTAACCATTCGTGCTGGGGCAATGGCACGTTTGGAATGTGCTGCAGTTGGGCATCCTGTCCCACAGATTGCTTGGCAGAAAGATGGTGGAACAGATTTTCCAGCAGCACGCAAGAGGCGTATGCATGTCATGCCTGAAGATGATGTATTCTTTATTGTTGATGTAAAAATTGAGGACACAGGCGTTTATAGCTGTACAGCTCAAAATACTGCTGGAAGCATTTCGGCTAATGCAACATTAACAGTTCTAG aaacaccATCATTTTTGCGGCCTTTGCTGGATCGAACTGTAACAAAAGGTGAAACTGCAGTCTTACAGTGCATTGCTGGTGGTAGCCCTCCGCCCCGACTGAACTGGACTAAGGATGACAGCCCTCTCGTGGTAACAGAAAGACATTTCTTCGCTGCAAGCAATCAGTTATTAATTATTGTGGATACAGATGTAGAAGATGCTGGGAAGTACACTTGTGAAATGTCTAATACACTTGGAACAGAACGAGGCAACATTCGTCTTAATGTAATTCCTACTCCTACCTGTGATTCTCCTCAAAACATTACTCCAGCACTTGATGATGATGGATGGGCCACAGTTGGCATTGTCATCATAGCTGTGGTTTGCTGTGTGGTGGGCACTTCCTTAGTGTGGGTGGTCATCATCTACCACACtagaaggagaaatgaagatTGCAGCATCACAAATACAG ATGAAACAAATTTGCCTGCTGACATTCCAAGTTACCTGTCATCCCAGGGCACGCTGGCTGAAAGGCAGGATGGATATGGTTCATCTGAGAATGGTAGTCATCATCAGTTCCTCACATCTTCTGTGGGAGGGTATTTCTTACAGCAGAGGGACAGTAATG gcatttgccaccTAGATAATGGCAGTGAAACAGACTTGGATGGTGTTGCAGATCCATTTCTATGCCACTACCTGGGAACTTCAGGGACTAtgtatttaaaaggaaacacaTACAGCTCTGAGACCTTTGAAGCATGCAGCCCAA gtTGCAGCCCTGACCAAAGAACAGCAAGCCTGGATCCTTATGAGTCTggatatttaaagaaaaaggaatgctgTCAGTACTCACTTCCACTGGAAGATCCTTTTGACCAATGCATTGGTGTTATTGGGATGCAGGCTACAGGCAGCAAGTTGATTAACTCCATTTATACTCAAAATGAAGGAACTGGACTAAAAAGCAGAAGTCTGAACTCAGACAAGCTTGATTTAAACAGAAGTTTGGAACCCTCATCTATTATCAGTAACAGCACTTTCATGG GAACGTTTGGAAAGCCTGTATGGAGGCCTCAGCTGGACTCCCTTTCAGGTCGtaggcagccagcagcaagtTGTCAACCGAAAACCTCCCATAATAATCCTCATTCCTCATTGGACTTTGATCCAGAAGCAGATGAAGATGGAAGGGAAAGGACAGTTTCTAGAGGACAAAATAGCATTTACAATTACAAACAGTCCTTTGAAAACTTCAGAACTTTTAACTTTCAATCCTGTGATTTGGATACATAG